One Falco biarmicus isolate bFalBia1 chromosome 13, bFalBia1.pri, whole genome shotgun sequence genomic region harbors:
- the EIF4A2 gene encoding eukaryotic initiation factor 4A-II, whose amino-acid sequence MSGGSADYSRDHGGPEGMDPDGVIESNWNEIVDNFDDMNLKESLLRGIYAYGFEKPSAIQQRAIIPCIKGYDVIAQAQSGTGKTATFAISILQQLEIDLKETQALVLAPTRELAQQIQKVILALGDYMGATCHACIGGTNVRNEMQKLQAEAPHIVVGTPGRVFDMLNRRYLSPKWIKMFVLDEADEMLSRGFKDQIYEIFQKLSTNIQVVLLSATMPMDVLEVTKKFMRDPIRILVKKEELTLEGIKQFYINVEREEWKLDTLCDLYETLTITQAVIFLNTRRKVDWLTEKMHARDFTVSALHGDMDQKERDVIMREFRSGSSRVLITTDLLARGIDVQQVSLVINYDLPTNRENYIHRIGRGGRFGRKGVAINFVTEEDKRILRDIETFYNTTVEEMPMNVADLI is encoded by the exons ATGTCAGGCGGCTCCGCGGATTATAGCAG AGACCATGGCGGCCCAGAGGGAATGGACCCCGATGGTGTCATTGAG AGCAATTGGAATGAGATTGTGGACAATTTTGATGATATGAATTTAAAAGAATCCCTTCTAAGGGGAATTTATGCTTATGGTTTTGAGAAGCCTTCAGCTATTCAGCAGAGAGCTATTATTCCATGCATCAAAG GGTATGATGTGATTGCTCAAGCTCAGTCAGGTACTGGCAAGACAGCCACATTTGCTATTTCCATCCTGCAGCAGTTGGAGATTGATCTCAAGGAGACCCAAGCACTAGTATTGGCCCCTACCAGAGAACTGGCTCAACAG ATTCAAAAGGTAATTCTGGCCCTTGGAGACTACATGGGAGCAACATGCCATGCTTGTATTGGTGGTACAAATGTTCgcaatgaaatgcaaaaactTCAGGCTGAGGCTCCACACATTGTGGTCGGAACTCCAGGGCGTGTGTTTGATATGTTAAACAGACGCTATCTTT cacCTAAATGGATCAAAATGTTTGTTCTGGATGAAGCTGATGAAATGTTGAGCCGTGGATTTAAGGATCAAATTTATGAGATCTTTCAAAAATTAAGCACAAACATTCAG GTTGTGTTGCTATCAGCTACAATGCCGATGGATGTGTTGGAAGTGACCAAAAAGTTCATGAGAGATCCCATACGTATTTTGGTTAAGAAGGAAGAACTGACTCTGGAGGGTATCAAGCAGTTTTACATTAATGTTGAAAGAGAG GAGTGGAAGCTGGATACTCTCTGTGATTTGTATGAGACGCTGACTATTACACAGGCTGTTATTTTCCTGAACACAAGGAGAAAAGTAGACTGGCTTACAGAGAAAATGCATGCCAGGGACTTCACAGTCTCAGCTCTG CATGGTGACATGGACCAGAAGGAGCGTGATGTTATCATGAGAGAGTTCAGATCAGGATCCAGCCGAGTCCTGATCACCACTGACTTGCTG GCTCGTGGCATTGATGTACAGCAAGTGTCGTTGGTTATAAATTATGACCTGCCGACCAATCGTGAAAACTACATTCACAG AATTGGCCGGGGTGGTCGCTTTGGCAGAAAAGGTGTGGCTATAAATTTTGTCACTGAAGAGGACAAGAGAATCCTGCGAGACATTGAGACTTTCTACAATACTACAGTGGAGGAGATGCCGATGAATGTGGCTGATCTCATTTAA